In the Sediminibacter sp. Hel_I_10 genome, one interval contains:
- a CDS encoding acyl-CoA thioesterase — MRFHTRKWVKPEDLNPNQTLFGGQLLAWIDEEVALYTVIQLENSRVVTKYMSEINFMASAKQGDIIEIGIEVLKFGNTSLSMKCEVRNKMTRGTILTVDKIIMVNLGEDGKPAPHGKTKIEFVKDRLEDK; from the coding sequence ATGCGATTTCATACAAGAAAATGGGTAAAGCCCGAAGATTTAAATCCCAATCAAACCTTATTTGGAGGACAACTTTTAGCTTGGATTGACGAAGAAGTGGCCTTATATACTGTGATTCAGCTAGAGAATTCTAGAGTCGTTACCAAATACATGTCTGAAATTAATTTTATGGCCTCTGCAAAGCAAGGAGATATTATTGAAATAGGTATTGAGGTTCTTAAATTTGGAAATACGTCCTTATCCATGAAGTGTGAGGTACGCAACAAAATGACCAGAGGCACCATTTTAACGGTTGACAAAATCATCATGGTCAATTTAGGTGAAGACGGAAAGCCTGCACCTCATGGAAAAACAAAGATTGAGTTTGTAAAAGACCGCTTAGAAGACAAGTAA
- a CDS encoding mechanosensitive ion channel family protein: protein MKDIQCFFHDYFVSIGVSERAAEYFNMLSLLFALLIIIYITDRITRKLLINTFTKLSERTKTNFDDLLVNHRAPRHIAHIVPLIVTIKLFPVVFYDFPQFETYVLILLKVFAIVIIVWIIRSILRTFESYFKTLPSLRDKPIDSYIQVVMLFVWIIGIASALAVLINLSFLKFFTTLGAASAILLLIFKDTILGFVASIQVAINDSVRIGDWITMDKYGADGDVVEINLSTVQVQNFDMTITHIPTYALIADSFKNWRGMQASGGRRIKRSILLKAKSIKYLTDDKIEELKRIEIISQYLGDRQQEINSFNKENNANKSVLINGRNLTNLGVFRKYLQTYIENHSGINKDMFIMVRQLAPTAQGLPLEIYCFSSDKRWQNYEYIMSDIFDHALAAVPYFDLEVYELTCILAPSSDAL, encoded by the coding sequence ATGAAAGACATACAATGTTTTTTCCATGACTATTTTGTAAGCATCGGCGTGTCAGAACGTGCGGCTGAGTATTTTAATATGCTTAGTTTATTGTTTGCACTTCTCATCATCATTTACATTACCGATAGGATTACACGTAAGTTGTTGATCAACACGTTCACCAAATTATCTGAACGCACAAAAACCAACTTTGATGACCTTTTGGTAAATCACCGGGCGCCACGTCATATTGCCCATATTGTGCCGTTAATCGTAACCATTAAGTTATTTCCTGTTGTTTTTTACGATTTTCCTCAGTTTGAGACCTATGTGCTTATCTTACTTAAAGTATTTGCCATAGTCATTATTGTTTGGATCATTAGAAGCATTTTAAGAACCTTTGAGAGTTACTTCAAAACCCTTCCTAGTCTAAGAGATAAGCCTATTGATAGTTATATACAAGTGGTGATGCTTTTTGTATGGATCATCGGGATTGCTTCTGCTTTGGCAGTATTGATCAATTTATCCTTTTTAAAGTTCTTCACCACTTTAGGAGCTGCTTCGGCCATCTTATTGTTGATTTTTAAAGACACCATCCTTGGTTTTGTTGCAAGTATTCAGGTTGCCATCAACGATAGTGTTAGAATTGGCGATTGGATTACTATGGATAAATATGGCGCCGATGGAGATGTTGTTGAAATCAATTTATCTACCGTTCAAGTGCAGAATTTTGACATGACCATTACCCACATTCCTACTTATGCGCTTATTGCCGATTCTTTCAAGAATTGGAGAGGCATGCAAGCCTCTGGAGGGAGACGAATTAAACGGTCTATTTTGCTCAAGGCAAAAAGTATCAAATATTTAACTGATGATAAGATCGAGGAGTTAAAAAGGATTGAGATAATTAGTCAATATCTTGGGGATCGACAACAGGAGATCAATAGTTTTAATAAAGAGAACAACGCCAATAAATCGGTACTCATCAACGGGCGCAACTTGACCAATTTGGGCGTGTTTAGAAAATATTTACAGACCTATATTGAAAACCATTCAGGAATCAATAAAGACATGTTTATTATGGTGAGACAATTGGCTCCTACAGCTCAAGGTCTTCCGTTAGAGATTTATTGTTTTAGTAGTGATAAACGTTGGCAGAATTATGAATACATCATGTCTGACATTTTCGATCATGCGCTAGCAGCGGTACCTTATTTTGACTTAGAAGTCTATGAGCTTACTTGTATTTTAGCACCGTCTTCAGACGCGTTATAA
- a CDS encoding DUF3817 domain-containing protein → MFSLFNSFRLVALLEGISYILLLFIAVPIKYFANDPQYVKLLGMPHGILFLAYIVLAIVLASEMGWTKKTLFIVLLASIIPFGTFYVEYKYLKPKRNS, encoded by the coding sequence ATGTTTTCATTATTTAATAGTTTTAGGCTTGTAGCGCTTCTTGAAGGCATCTCGTACATTCTTCTTTTGTTTATAGCCGTGCCTATCAAGTATTTTGCGAATGACCCGCAATACGTTAAGCTTTTGGGGATGCCACATGGTATCTTGTTTTTGGCCTATATTGTTTTAGCGATTGTATTAGCTTCGGAAATGGGATGGACCAAAAAAACGCTCTTCATTGTACTTCTGGCATCCATCATTCCGTTTGGCACCTTTTATGTTGAATATAAATATTTGAAACCTAAGCGCAACTCATGA
- a CDS encoding T9SS type A sorting domain-containing protein, producing MKKITYALLIFSVVICNAQNSVAREWNEMTLIAIRNDLARPTVHARNLFHTSVVMYDAWALFDENAETVFLGKDFGGFNCVFTGIATPSSLDAAREEIMSYAMLRLLNHRFQNSPNGAFLLSEFETLFTTLGYDSNITSIDYSTGSYAALGNYMGAQMIAFGLQDNSNEQSNYANSFYTPFNPPLILENYYETNPIDPNHWQPLAFDVYVDQSGNEFPLSTPAFLGAEWGQVTPFALSSENLEIINNSFDCYVYNNPGPPVYIQDSNEDGISDPYKWNFAMVATWSSHLDPEDPTMIDISPASKGNMNILDLPETFEEYQAFYDFTNGGDSSTGYDLNPATGQPYETQLVKRADFGRVLAEYWADGPASETPPGHWFTILNYVSDHPSLEKRIAGEGDVVSDLEWDVKSYLALGGAMHDTAVNIWGIKGYYDYVRPISAIRYMAGKGQSSDSSLPSYDPHGLPLITGAIELITSGDPLSGDNDENVNRIKIKAWKGPDFIEDPTTDIAGVDWIIGTHWWPYQRGTFVTPNFAGYLSGHSTFSRAAAEVLTRLTDNPFFPDGMGTFNVTQNDFLFFETGPSEDMVLQWATYRDASDQASLSRIYGGIHPPIDDIRGRQLGYELGNSAFDLAQTYFQGSLSIPTINIADHISIFPMPFQDQLQIQNKNTSSYVMTFIGLDGKIITTSTIAADMNTLNLGHLNSGIYFAKFRDNHSGIQFTKKVVKY from the coding sequence ATGAAAAAAATTACTTATGCGCTTCTTATATTTAGTGTGGTCATCTGTAATGCGCAGAATTCTGTAGCAAGAGAATGGAATGAAATGACGCTTATAGCTATACGTAATGATTTAGCACGTCCCACAGTGCATGCTCGAAACTTGTTTCATACCTCGGTTGTGATGTATGATGCTTGGGCGCTTTTTGATGAGAATGCAGAAACCGTATTTTTAGGTAAGGATTTTGGCGGATTTAACTGTGTCTTTACAGGTATTGCAACTCCTTCTTCATTAGATGCTGCAAGAGAGGAAATCATGAGCTATGCCATGCTACGTTTATTAAACCACCGTTTTCAAAACTCACCCAATGGTGCTTTCTTGCTCTCAGAGTTTGAAACTTTATTTACAACTCTAGGCTATGACTCCAATATCACATCCATTGACTACAGTACCGGGAGCTATGCGGCTTTAGGAAATTATATGGGAGCTCAAATGATTGCTTTTGGCTTGCAGGATAATTCTAATGAACAGTCCAATTACGCCAATAGTTTTTATACACCTTTCAACCCACCACTGATTCTTGAAAACTACTATGAGACCAATCCTATTGACCCCAACCATTGGCAACCCTTGGCTTTTGATGTTTATGTTGATCAAAGCGGTAATGAGTTTCCGTTGAGTACACCTGCATTCTTAGGTGCAGAATGGGGTCAGGTCACGCCTTTTGCATTGTCTTCTGAAAACTTGGAAATTATCAATAACAGTTTTGATTGCTATGTTTACAACAATCCGGGACCTCCAGTTTATATTCAAGACTCCAATGAAGATGGTATTTCCGATCCTTACAAATGGAATTTTGCAATGGTAGCCACTTGGTCTTCTCATTTAGATCCCGAAGACCCTACAATGATTGATATTTCACCAGCTTCTAAAGGTAATATGAATATTTTAGACCTTCCTGAAACTTTTGAGGAATATCAAGCCTTTTATGATTTTACCAATGGGGGCGATTCTAGTACAGGTTACGATCTTAATCCTGCGACTGGCCAACCTTATGAAACGCAACTGGTGAAACGTGCTGATTTTGGTCGTGTACTTGCAGAATATTGGGCAGATGGTCCTGCTTCTGAAACCCCTCCAGGACATTGGTTTACTATTTTAAACTATGTGAGCGATCATCCCTCTTTAGAAAAGCGTATTGCGGGAGAGGGCGATGTTGTAAGCGATCTGGAGTGGGACGTCAAATCTTACTTAGCCCTTGGTGGTGCCATGCACGATACCGCCGTGAATATTTGGGGTATTAAAGGCTATTACGACTATGTGAGACCAATATCTGCCATTCGTTATATGGCAGGAAAAGGACAAAGTTCTGATAGTAGTCTACCTAGTTATGATCCACATGGTTTACCCTTGATTACCGGTGCAATAGAATTAATTACTTCAGGCGACCCTTTAAGTGGTGATAATGATGAAAACGTCAATAGAATTAAAATAAAAGCTTGGAAAGGCCCAGACTTTATTGAAGATCCTACGACTGATATTGCCGGTGTCGATTGGATCATTGGTACGCATTGGTGGCCCTACCAACGCGGTACTTTTGTAACTCCAAATTTTGCAGGTTACCTTTCTGGGCACTCTACGTTTTCTAGAGCTGCTGCCGAAGTACTGACAAGACTGACCGATAATCCATTTTTTCCTGATGGTATGGGGACATTTAACGTCACACAAAACGATTTCTTATTTTTTGAAACGGGACCTTCCGAAGATATGGTGCTGCAGTGGGCTACCTATCGGGATGCTTCCGATCAAGCGAGCTTATCTCGAATCTATGGAGGCATTCACCCGCCTATTGACGATATTAGAGGTCGACAACTTGGTTATGAGTTAGGAAATAGTGCCTTTGATCTCGCCCAAACTTATTTTCAAGGCAGTCTCAGCATTCCAACAATCAACATAGCAGATCATATTTCTATCTTTCCTATGCCATTTCAAGATCAGTTGCAAATTCAAAACAAAAACACCTCTAGCTATGTCATGACCTTCATTGGTTTAGATGGTAAAATTATAACAACGTCAACCATAGCGGCGGATATGAATACTCTCAATTTAGGTCATCTTAATTCTGGCATTTATTTTGCCAAATTTAGAGATAACCACAGTGGTATTCAGTTTACTAAAAAAGTTGTTAAATACTAG
- a CDS encoding OmpA family protein, giving the protein MKRITVIVALAFLMTSCVSKKKYTALEQDNGELKSELTKTKVEKEELEAKFDEIQARVDNYNSKINSLTEDNNAKLVTVDGVVISENQKEALRETLKNVPPAYMATAKTLKDSMNLAVQFNLKKSMENIEEDDDINVNIEETVVMISISDKMLFKSGSYNISDKANDILAKIAKIVNSEESLDVMIEGHTDDKAFVSSSAIKDNWDLSVLRATAVVKKLQDKYNVAPEKLIAAGRSFYQPLVENDTKENRATNRRTRVVILPNIDKFFALMAEKK; this is encoded by the coding sequence ATGAAACGAATTACAGTAATTGTAGCACTTGCATTTTTAATGACCTCTTGTGTATCCAAGAAAAAATATACAGCTCTTGAGCAAGATAACGGAGAGTTAAAAAGTGAACTGACTAAAACTAAAGTTGAAAAAGAAGAACTGGAAGCTAAGTTTGACGAAATTCAAGCACGTGTTGACAACTATAACTCTAAAATAAACTCACTTACTGAAGACAATAATGCCAAATTGGTAACCGTAGATGGTGTAGTTATTTCTGAAAATCAGAAAGAGGCTTTAAGAGAAACACTAAAAAATGTACCTCCAGCTTATATGGCGACGGCCAAGACATTGAAAGATAGTATGAACCTTGCTGTTCAATTCAACCTTAAAAAGTCTATGGAGAACATTGAGGAAGATGACGATATCAATGTCAATATTGAAGAAACGGTTGTCATGATTTCTATTTCTGATAAAATGTTATTTAAGTCTGGTAGCTATAACATTAGCGATAAGGCCAATGATATTTTAGCTAAAATTGCTAAAATCGTAAACTCTGAAGAAAGTTTAGATGTTATGATTGAAGGTCATACAGATGACAAAGCGTTTGTAAGCTCTTCTGCAATTAAGGATAATTGGGACTTGAGTGTTTTAAGAGCTACAGCTGTAGTTAAGAAACTGCAAGACAAATACAACGTTGCACCTGAGAAGTTGATTGCTGCAGGACGTTCATTCTATCAACCTTTAGTAGAAAATGATACTAAAGAAAATAGAGCCACTAATAGAAGAACCCGTGTGGTGATTCTTCCAAACATTGATAAATTTTTCGCTCTAATGGCAGAAAAAAAATAA
- the hpf gene encoding ribosome hibernation-promoting factor, HPF/YfiA family, protein MTTNFEYHDISASERLEAFTEEKLKPVFKRYEFVTRADIFFKKENTSSDETGMKCGIRLSAPGPRLFAESSHDNFEQSVAETVTELLRQLEKRQSKMKNY, encoded by the coding sequence ATGACGACCAATTTTGAATATCATGACATTAGCGCTAGTGAACGATTAGAAGCATTCACTGAAGAAAAATTAAAACCAGTCTTTAAACGGTATGAATTTGTAACCAGAGCAGACATCTTTTTCAAAAAAGAAAACACCTCTAGTGATGAAACTGGTATGAAGTGTGGTATTCGTTTAAGTGCACCTGGACCTCGCCTATTTGCTGAAAGTTCTCACGATAATTTTGAACAGTCTGTTGCAGAAACGGTAACTGAATTGTTAAGACAATTAGAGAAGCGCCAGTCTAAAATGAAGAACTATTAA
- a CDS encoding SLC13 family permease — protein MDLQIILIFSIIGVSIVLFVTEIMPIDKIAFFIIVALVLTGLTTPEEAISGFANPATITVLMLMIMAIGLEDNGVIQLFSDAIKRLSFLPLIIMVPVFMIVSAGISSFISTTAVVVIFLKIIAQLSKKYNFSVPKLLMPISFAGILGGSCTLMGTSTNLLVNSVAVDYGMEKFSFFEFSLYGLVLLGVGVVFMSIASKWLPKGGENTLRTYNEQSNFLFTLTVRAESKYVGQAFSKVPFYENPNIKVLKLIRGENVNTAPGKNTTLRAEDQLVLMSDIQDFSLISEDDFVLSLKNDEIKDNKVIEENIATTFVEVLVLPGSEFIDKTLQELKVILHKIGDPVGIQKKKMLNLKEKVYLPKAIKKLIVKAGDRLLINVDKNQMEVFYEYNNIVVLRQHEDDYQVNRYKQVWCMMVLIAVIGLAATSVLSILASTIAGVGALLLADCINLNKIYKRVNWQIVFLLAGMIPLGVAMGNTGADMWISGKLLSLLSGQAPVIVLGSLFAMTMLMSGFISNNATAVIVTPIAIALATGLDLPLKPFVIAVMFGANFSFFTPMGYQTNTLIYGTGAYKFKHFLIVGGMLSIILLIVGTLLLSTLLTP, from the coding sequence ATGGATCTCCAGATTATTTTAATATTTTCCATCATAGGGGTATCTATCGTGCTTTTTGTCACAGAGATCATGCCTATTGATAAAATTGCTTTTTTTATCATAGTGGCCTTGGTGCTTACCGGTCTCACTACCCCAGAAGAAGCCATAAGTGGCTTTGCCAATCCTGCAACCATCACGGTTTTAATGTTGATGATCATGGCCATAGGTTTAGAAGACAATGGCGTTATCCAGCTTTTTAGCGATGCTATTAAACGTCTTAGTTTTTTACCACTCATTATTATGGTACCTGTATTTATGATTGTTTCTGCGGGAATTTCATCTTTTATAAGCACAACAGCTGTCGTGGTTATTTTTTTAAAAATCATTGCCCAACTCTCTAAAAAATATAATTTCTCGGTACCCAAGCTCTTAATGCCTATTTCATTCGCTGGTATTTTGGGAGGAAGCTGCACGCTTATGGGTACGTCAACCAACCTTTTGGTAAACTCGGTAGCGGTAGATTATGGGATGGAGAAGTTTAGCTTTTTTGAGTTTTCGCTCTACGGACTGGTATTATTGGGTGTAGGCGTCGTGTTCATGTCTATTGCCAGTAAATGGTTGCCCAAAGGCGGGGAGAACACCTTGAGAACCTATAATGAACAATCTAATTTTCTGTTCACTTTAACGGTAAGAGCCGAATCTAAATATGTAGGACAAGCATTTTCAAAGGTTCCGTTTTATGAAAACCCAAACATAAAGGTCCTTAAATTGATTAGAGGTGAAAATGTAAATACAGCACCTGGTAAAAACACCACCTTACGTGCCGAAGATCAGTTGGTCTTGATGAGTGACATTCAGGATTTTTCTTTAATTTCTGAGGATGATTTTGTGTTGTCTCTTAAAAACGATGAGATTAAAGACAATAAGGTCATTGAGGAAAATATTGCAACAACTTTTGTAGAAGTATTGGTCTTACCCGGATCTGAATTTATTGATAAAACCTTACAGGAACTCAAAGTGATCTTGCATAAAATTGGAGATCCCGTCGGTATTCAAAAAAAGAAAATGCTCAACCTTAAAGAAAAGGTCTATTTACCAAAAGCCATAAAAAAGTTGATTGTAAAAGCGGGTGATCGTCTTTTAATTAACGTCGATAAAAACCAGATGGAGGTTTTTTACGAATATAATAATATCGTGGTATTGCGCCAGCATGAAGATGACTATCAAGTTAATCGTTACAAACAAGTGTGGTGTATGATGGTTTTAATAGCCGTAATCGGTTTGGCGGCTACCAGTGTGCTATCCATTTTAGCGAGTACCATTGCTGGTGTAGGCGCACTGCTTTTGGCTGATTGTATCAACTTGAACAAAATATATAAAAGAGTGAATTGGCAAATTGTGTTTTTATTGGCAGGAATGATTCCCTTAGGAGTAGCCATGGGCAACACGGGCGCTGATATGTGGATTTCAGGAAAACTCTTATCTTTGTTATCTGGTCAAGCACCCGTTATCGTTTTGGGATCTTTGTTTGCCATGACGATGCTTATGAGCGGCTTTATTTCTAACAATGCCACCGCTGTTATTGTTACTCCAATTGCCATAGCTTTAGCCACCGGTTTAGATTTACCGTTAAAACCTTTTGTGATTGCGGTAATGTTTGGTGCAAATTTTAGCTTTTTTACACCCATGGGCTATCAAACCAATACGCTAATTTACGGCACTGGTGCTTATAAGTTTAAGCACTTTTTGATTGTTGGAGGGATGCTCTCCATTATTTTATTAATTGTTGGTACGCTATTATTATCAACCCTATTAACACCTTAA
- a CDS encoding mechanosensitive ion channel family protein, whose amino-acid sequence MIHFLEIGMYVDKIYDKLEAWLNAIILKLPNFLLAMLVLFGFYYLAKIVSALVLKLLKKKMDNISVRRIIKKMVFMVIFLVGFFIALGILDLDKALTSILAGAGVVALAIGLALQGTLNNTFSGVLLSFMPRIRINDYIETSSHNGFVEEISLRNFVLRRPDNHIVVMPNSLIVDEPFVNYSLTERSRITVKCGVGYSSSLRNVKEMVTKLMAEHFPQKDGEKVEFYWLEFGDSSINFMTRFYIDYTKPSQMFTQQSEAIMLIKEVFDKNDINIPFPIRTLMMDTKVEIAKEES is encoded by the coding sequence ATGATACATTTTTTAGAAATCGGTATGTATGTCGATAAAATCTATGATAAGCTAGAAGCCTGGCTTAATGCAATTATTTTAAAACTGCCCAACTTTCTCTTGGCCATGTTGGTGCTTTTTGGCTTTTATTATCTCGCCAAGATCGTTTCTGCATTGGTTTTAAAATTGCTTAAAAAGAAAATGGATAACATTTCCGTGAGACGTATCATCAAGAAGATGGTCTTTATGGTCATCTTTTTAGTCGGTTTTTTTATAGCCTTAGGGATTTTAGATTTAGATAAAGCCTTAACCAGTATCCTTGCCGGTGCAGGTGTTGTGGCCTTGGCCATTGGTTTGGCATTACAAGGCACATTAAATAATACGTTCTCTGGAGTGCTACTGTCGTTTATGCCTAGAATACGTATTAACGATTATATCGAAACTTCAAGTCATAATGGATTTGTTGAGGAAATATCCCTTCGGAATTTTGTACTCAGACGTCCAGACAACCATATCGTGGTCATGCCCAACTCTCTCATTGTTGATGAGCCATTTGTAAATTACTCTCTGACGGAAAGAAGTAGAATCACCGTTAAATGTGGGGTAGGGTATAGCTCTAGTCTTCGCAATGTAAAAGAAATGGTGACCAAACTCATGGCTGAGCATTTTCCGCAGAAAGATGGTGAAAAAGTAGAGTTCTATTGGTTAGAATTTGGAGATAGCTCCATTAATTTTATGACCCGTTTTTATATTGATTACACCAAACCAAGTCAAATGTTCACTCAACAAAGTGAAGCAATCATGCTCATTAAAGAAGTGTTTGATAAAAACGATATCAATATTCCATTCCCTATCCGTACGTTAATGATGGATACCAAGGTAGAGATTGCCAAGGAGGAATCTTAA
- a CDS encoding DUF6090 family protein, translating into MKFFNKQRYSLSKGSGLAKYLSYAIGEVILVVIGILIALAINNWNEQRKAEDRTLTLKARVLKQVDSDLEVMQRYRINLDTLQQEYLKVLEKAHDSSLTRFGSRVASLILQVEVLEVDNSTINMIDNVYLEDNEVARELNDMSGLYKLYFKDMKAVETIVFDAMVENLKTLERTEAWYPDFITNFNCSDECIAYLLNNSELKARIASLRYFLIDGYGGTVDDFYYDLKVSRDELYNTTLDN; encoded by the coding sequence ATGAAGTTTTTTAATAAACAGCGCTACAGTCTATCTAAAGGCAGCGGTCTTGCTAAATATTTGAGCTACGCCATAGGTGAGGTCATCTTAGTGGTTATTGGTATTCTCATTGCTTTAGCCATTAATAATTGGAATGAGCAGCGTAAAGCAGAAGACAGAACACTTACGCTCAAAGCCAGAGTTCTAAAGCAAGTTGATAGCGACTTAGAAGTGATGCAACGCTATCGGATCAATCTCGATACCTTGCAGCAAGAATATCTAAAAGTTTTAGAGAAAGCACACGATAGTTCCCTTACCAGGTTTGGCTCAAGAGTGGCATCCCTCATTTTACAAGTAGAGGTGTTAGAGGTTGATAATAGCACCATCAACATGATTGATAATGTCTATTTGGAAGATAATGAAGTGGCTAGAGAGCTCAATGATATGAGCGGACTCTATAAACTCTATTTCAAAGATATGAAAGCCGTAGAAACCATTGTATTTGATGCCATGGTTGAAAATCTCAAAACACTTGAACGTACTGAGGCGTGGTATCCAGATTTTATTACCAATTTTAATTGCTCAGATGAATGCATCGCTTATCTGTTAAACAATTCTGAATTAAAAGCGCGTATCGCCTCTTTGAGATATTTCCTTATTGACGGCTATGGGGGTACCGTAGATGATTTTTATTACGACTTAAAGGTCTCTCGAGACGAACTTTATAACACTACACTAGATAATTAA